Proteins from a genomic interval of Leptospiraceae bacterium:
- a CDS encoding methyltransferase domain-containing protein, protein MKRIKRIYKKLFARKIKFSEVTLRKEIFLYAGDVPEMEVYNGYVGLSINQEDERHIKHDVTNNYPISDNSVDRYQSEDVFEHIEYEELPKVINEIYRVLKVGGLFRLALPDYRCDILYDRTHKNEQGELQFDPQGGGAYLNGKVVNGGHVWFPNFEKVSKLLEKSKFSKIEFLHYYDSKGNPVTNPIDYSKGWVIRTPDHDDRVKNPYRPISIVVDCIK, encoded by the coding sequence ATGAAACGAATAAAACGAATCTATAAAAAACTTTTTGCAAGAAAAATCAAATTTTCCGAAGTAACTTTGCGTAAAGAGATCTTCTTATATGCAGGGGATGTACCAGAAATGGAGGTTTACAATGGTTATGTTGGACTATCGATCAATCAAGAAGATGAAAGGCATATTAAACACGATGTAACAAATAATTATCCTATAAGCGACAATAGTGTCGATCGTTATCAATCGGAAGATGTATTTGAACATATTGAATATGAAGAGCTACCAAAGGTAATCAATGAAATCTACAGAGTTCTAAAAGTGGGGGGATTATTCCGATTAGCCCTTCCTGATTATAGATGCGATATATTATACGATAGAACTCATAAAAATGAACAAGGGGAACTACAATTTGATCCGCAGGGAGGTGGAGCCTACTTAAATGGGAAAGTAGTGAATGGTGGACATGTTTGGTTTCCTAATTTTGAAAAAGTATCCAAGTTATTAGAAAAATCTAAATTTTCAAAAATTGAATTTTTACATTATTATGATTCAAAAGGAAATCCAGTTACGAACCCAATCGACTATTCAAAAGGCTGGGTTATACGAACTCCAGATCATGATGATAGAGTGAAGAATCCTTACCGTCCTATTTCAATTGTGGTAGATTGTATTAAATGA
- a CDS encoding phytanoyl-CoA dioxygenase family protein, whose protein sequence is MSDFYGLESFRSNITNLERWIEEIKINGFTIIEDVISEQNLILYRKLIDQVYKFQEEEFGSENLNKIKERNMARCLIAYNDEFLKLSLIPVVVELIKFFIGDYFILNLQNAIINTPNEKHHQSSWHRDLPYQNWVITKPIAMNCLITIDPFSKETGSTEVVPFTHNLEEIPSEEYCERHKISVTAPAGSAIVFNSMLFHRAGNNTSPHTRRGVNHIYTVPILKQQIDIPRALKFKKYNDPFVSRFLGFDSSVPESPFDWRKERMKRS, encoded by the coding sequence ATGAGCGATTTTTACGGACTTGAAAGTTTTAGATCAAACATAACAAACTTAGAAAGGTGGATTGAAGAAATTAAAATCAATGGTTTTACAATTATTGAAGATGTAATTTCTGAACAAAATTTAATTTTGTATAGAAAACTCATAGACCAGGTATATAAATTTCAAGAAGAAGAGTTTGGCTCTGAAAATCTCAACAAAATAAAAGAAAGAAATATGGCACGATGTCTAATTGCCTATAATGATGAGTTCTTGAAATTATCATTGATTCCAGTAGTAGTAGAACTAATTAAATTCTTTATTGGGGATTATTTTATTCTAAACCTCCAAAATGCAATAATCAATACTCCTAATGAAAAACACCATCAATCATCATGGCATCGAGATCTACCCTATCAAAATTGGGTAATCACTAAACCTATTGCAATGAATTGTCTAATTACAATAGACCCATTTAGCAAAGAAACGGGTTCTACTGAAGTTGTTCCTTTTACGCATAATCTAGAGGAGATACCATCTGAAGAGTATTGCGAAAGACATAAAATTTCAGTGACAGCGCCTGCTGGCTCAGCAATAGTATTCAACTCTATGTTATTTCACAGGGCAGGAAATAATACCTCTCCACATACAAGAAGAGGAGTTAACCATATTTACACAGTTCCTATTCTTAAGCAACAAATAGATATACCTCGTGCACTGAAATTCAAAAAATATAATGACCCTTTTGTTTCAAGATTTTTAGGATTTGATAGTTCAGTTCCTGAATCCCCATTTGATTGGAGAAAGGAACGTATGAAAAGGTCATAG
- the rfbA gene encoding glucose-1-phosphate thymidylyltransferase RfbA, with amino-acid sequence MRGIILAGGTGTRLYPTTLGTSKQLLPVYDKPMIYYPLSVLMLAGIREILIISTPNDTPRFQQLLGNGNEMGISLHYAVQKKPEGLAQAFWIGKDFIANSSVALILGDNIFYGQGFTPILERAVSRDVGATIFGYKVKDPERFGVVEIDEKNKAISIEEKPSKPKSNLAVTGLYFYDNNVIEYSHSIKPSSRGEYEITDVNRKYLESNSLQVEVLGRGFAWLDTGTVDSLLDASNFIHTIEKRQGYKIACLEEIAFGKGWIGELEMKFRIQKYKNSEYSEYLKSLLVR; translated from the coding sequence ATGAGAGGCATCATTCTAGCAGGCGGAACAGGTACGAGATTATACCCAACAACTTTAGGTACCTCTAAACAACTATTACCAGTTTACGATAAACCTATGATTTATTATCCTTTGTCAGTTTTAATGCTTGCAGGCATTCGTGAAATTCTCATAATTTCAACTCCTAATGATACACCCAGATTTCAGCAGTTGCTTGGGAACGGTAATGAAATGGGAATCTCACTCCATTATGCTGTTCAAAAGAAACCTGAAGGATTGGCACAGGCTTTTTGGATAGGAAAGGATTTTATAGCTAATAGTTCTGTTGCCTTGATTCTAGGAGATAATATTTTTTATGGTCAAGGATTTACTCCAATTTTGGAAAGAGCAGTGTCACGAGATGTAGGTGCTACTATATTTGGCTATAAGGTGAAAGATCCTGAGAGATTTGGTGTAGTAGAAATAGACGAAAAGAATAAAGCGATATCTATAGAAGAAAAACCTTCTAAGCCAAAGTCGAATCTGGCAGTTACAGGGTTGTATTTTTATGACAATAACGTAATTGAGTATTCTCATTCCATAAAACCATCTTCAAGGGGAGAATATGAGATTACGGATGTTAACCGGAAGTATTTAGAATCAAACTCACTTCAGGTTGAGGTATTGGGGCGAGGATTTGCATGGTTAGATACAGGCACAGTCGATAGTTTACTGGATGCAAGTAATTTTATTCATACGATTGAAAAACGACAAGGCTACAAGATTGCCTGTCTAGAAGAAATTGCATTTGGAAAAGGTTGGATTGGGGAACTTGAAATGAAATTTCGAATACAAAAATACAAAAACAGTGAATACAGTGAATATCTGAAATCATTATTGGTTAGGTAA
- a CDS encoding glycosyltransferase family 2 protein: protein MKNQKNQIKTLSIVIPSFNEEGNIKKLYDRLILNLKKTKYNFEIIFVDDGSTDGTLNQIKKLSSKSKWIKYISFSKNFGHQKALKAGLDFANGEAVISLDADLQHPPELIPTMIENWENGFDIVFTIRKDTEDTSLFKKITAQFFYKIMNRLSGLNISQGAADFRLLDRKVVNVIRDMQEDNLFIRGMIPWLGFNQIGIEYEPEQRTWGKSKYTVKKMFLFALQGITSFSVKPLHLTTYLGIIIFFLSCIYIFYALFIYFVKNISIPGWTSMLISVLFLGSLNLVMLGVLGEYIGKIMIESKRRPQYIIKDKKL from the coding sequence ATGAAGAATCAGAAAAATCAAATCAAAACTCTTTCCATTGTAATTCCTTCCTTTAATGAAGAAGGAAATATTAAAAAACTTTACGATCGTTTAATTTTAAATTTAAAAAAAACAAAATATAACTTTGAAATTATATTTGTCGATGACGGAAGTACAGATGGTACATTAAATCAAATCAAAAAACTTTCCAGTAAATCAAAATGGATTAAATATATTTCTTTTTCTAAAAATTTTGGTCATCAGAAAGCATTAAAAGCAGGTTTAGATTTTGCGAATGGAGAGGCAGTCATTTCATTAGATGCAGATTTACAGCATCCTCCGGAGTTGATTCCTACCATGATAGAAAATTGGGAGAATGGTTTTGATATTGTATTTACAATCAGAAAAGATACGGAAGATACATCTTTATTCAAAAAAATTACGGCACAGTTTTTTTATAAAATTATGAATCGATTATCTGGATTAAATATATCTCAAGGTGCAGCGGATTTTAGGTTATTAGATCGAAAAGTAGTAAATGTAATTCGAGATATGCAGGAAGATAATCTTTTTATTAGAGGAATGATACCTTGGTTGGGATTTAATCAAATTGGAATTGAATATGAACCTGAGCAAAGAACATGGGGCAAATCAAAATATACCGTAAAAAAAATGTTTCTATTCGCTTTGCAAGGAATTACTTCTTTTAGTGTAAAACCTTTACATTTAACAACTTACTTAGGCATTATAATATTTTTTCTCAGTTGCATTTATATATTCTATGCTCTATTTATTTACTTTGTGAAAAACATTTCTATTCCAGGTTGGACTTCGATGTTAATTAGCGTATTGTTTCTCGGAAGTTTGAATTTAGTAATGTTGGGTGTCCTTGGAGAATACATCGGAAAAATTATGATAGAATCAAAGAGAAGACCGCAATACATAATCAAGGATAAAAAGTTATGA
- a CDS encoding class I SAM-dependent methyltransferase, whose protein sequence is MKTDSEVQREHFNSISSRYLNSRKNKNHLAYKEVWWDNLLKYLLANYSFNDQHNLLEAMCGLAEGSNLLRKAYPNIKLYAFDYSDEMVFAALRENIGFESIFQADIVNFSEKEKYDIIIILGGLHHVPNFVDKALSNIYQALRKDGIFINLEPTHNNFLFKYIRESIYKKNSLFEENTERGFTLDEYNQKLSDAGFSIKKQFFPGLLGYILYYNPDAFPFLNIGTSFVAKFFSKFDWVLGMTYIGKKFSFATWSIASKK, encoded by the coding sequence ATGAAAACTGATTCAGAAGTTCAGAGAGAACATTTTAATTCTATATCTTCCAGATATTTAAATTCGAGAAAAAACAAAAATCATCTTGCCTACAAAGAAGTCTGGTGGGACAATTTATTAAAGTATTTATTAGCGAATTACTCCTTCAATGATCAACATAATTTATTAGAAGCCATGTGTGGTTTAGCTGAAGGAAGTAACTTATTAAGAAAGGCATATCCAAATATAAAATTATATGCATTTGACTATTCAGATGAAATGGTATTTGCTGCGTTAAGGGAAAATATCGGATTCGAAAGTATATTTCAAGCTGATATAGTAAACTTTTCTGAAAAAGAAAAATATGATATAATCATTATTCTCGGCGGATTACACCACGTACCTAATTTTGTTGATAAAGCACTTTCGAATATTTATCAAGCATTGCGTAAGGATGGAATTTTTATAAATTTAGAACCTACTCATAATAACTTTTTATTTAAATATATTCGGGAATCAATTTATAAAAAGAATTCTTTGTTTGAAGAAAACACAGAAAGAGGATTTACATTGGATGAATACAACCAAAAATTATCCGATGCTGGTTTCAGTATCAAAAAGCAATTTTTTCCGGGTCTATTGGGTTACATTCTATATTACAACCCAGATGCATTCCCTTTTTTAAATATTGGAACAAGTTTTGTGGCTAAGTTTTTTTCGAAATTCGACTGGGTTCTAGGAATGACGTATATCGGGAAAAAATTTTCATTTGCTACATGGAGTATCGCATCTAAAAAATGA
- a CDS encoding class I SAM-dependent methyltransferase, producing MKKILSLPFFFNLFNQFIGEKKGRTFFVSEYIKPFQGMKVLDIGCGIGSIIPYLGDIEYEGYDASDTYINYAKKLYEHNDKIKLYCELVESSNLKNKSSFDVVLASGLIHHLSKDSCKTLFQTAFDALKPEGRFVTIDNVLTSEQSWMARKIILQDRGEYIRSELDYMDLFKDVFPNTNFAIHYDILRIPYTHIIAVATKDNK from the coding sequence ATGAAAAAAATTCTTTCATTACCATTTTTCTTCAATCTTTTCAATCAATTTATTGGAGAGAAAAAAGGTCGTACCTTCTTTGTAAGCGAGTATATAAAGCCTTTTCAAGGAATGAAAGTCCTCGACATAGGCTGTGGAATTGGAAGTATTATTCCTTATCTAGGTGATATCGAATACGAAGGTTATGATGCATCCGATACCTATATCAATTATGCTAAAAAGCTTTATGAGCATAATGATAAAATAAAACTCTATTGTGAACTTGTAGAATCTTCTAATCTAAAAAATAAGTCATCCTTTGACGTTGTCTTGGCAAGTGGGCTGATTCATCACCTTTCTAAGGACTCATGCAAAACGTTATTTCAAACAGCCTTTGATGCATTGAAACCTGAAGGAAGGTTTGTTACAATTGATAATGTTCTTACTTCCGAGCAATCATGGATGGCAAGAAAGATTATTTTGCAGGATCGAGGGGAATATATAAGGTCTGAATTAGATTACATGGATTTGTTCAAAGATGTATTTCCGAATACAAATTTTGCTATTCACTATGATATACTGAGAATTCCGTACACTCATATCATTGCAGTGGCAACGAAAGACAATAAGTAA
- a CDS encoding flippase yields the protein MPKLFFNKQGIILNTVWLTGDKFIRLFVSLLVGIWIARQLGPQNYGTLNFILSWVALFSPFATLGLDGIAVRNIINHPNTDIQITNTTILSKLLGGIIASILAISLVYMYKQKESSLILLVMITSSTLIFQAIDGVDFFFQAKSRNDLSVISRWGSFSVSTSLRIWGAYKDFDVQYFLVIAAIEGFISAIGLLTFYFRVSKNITQQPSWTVFKKLFKSSWPLFFSSIMIMLYTRFNTVLLESMTSLEEVGKFSAASRVAEAWYFIPLSISTALMPKIFAAKKESLELYLSRIQTSFDIMVSICYVIVIPLTLMSDLVGDFLYGNEFEGTGKILAVHLWAGVFMVLGVGRSTYLVAEDRTRFHLFSVALGALSCIISNIFLIPKYGAMGASISTLIAQAVGSVGACFLVPNMRRTGKQQIKALIFPKPWVWK from the coding sequence TTGCCTAAATTATTTTTTAACAAACAAGGTATAATATTAAACACTGTATGGCTGACAGGTGATAAATTTATTCGCTTATTTGTTAGTTTATTAGTAGGTATTTGGATTGCGAGGCAGCTTGGTCCCCAAAATTATGGGACTTTAAATTTTATTTTATCGTGGGTGGCTTTGTTTTCTCCATTTGCAACACTTGGTCTTGACGGAATTGCCGTAAGAAATATTATTAATCACCCAAATACTGATATTCAAATTACCAATACAACAATTCTTTCAAAGCTATTAGGTGGGATAATTGCATCGATTCTTGCGATTTCTTTAGTTTACATGTATAAGCAAAAAGAATCCTCTTTAATCCTATTAGTTATGATCACATCTAGCACTCTTATCTTTCAGGCAATCGATGGAGTTGATTTCTTCTTTCAGGCAAAATCTCGCAATGACCTATCTGTAATATCACGATGGGGAAGTTTTTCAGTATCTACAAGCCTCCGTATTTGGGGGGCATATAAAGATTTCGATGTGCAATATTTCCTGGTCATTGCTGCTATTGAAGGATTTATCTCTGCAATAGGTTTATTAACTTTCTATTTCAGAGTATCTAAAAATATTACGCAGCAACCATCTTGGACCGTTTTTAAAAAATTATTCAAATCTTCTTGGCCTCTTTTTTTTAGTTCAATCATGATTATGTTGTATACGAGATTTAATACTGTGTTGCTGGAAAGCATGACATCTTTGGAAGAGGTTGGTAAGTTTTCTGCAGCAAGTCGAGTTGCAGAGGCTTGGTATTTTATTCCTTTATCAATTTCTACAGCACTTATGCCAAAGATTTTTGCTGCAAAAAAAGAGTCGCTCGAACTCTATCTGAGTAGGATACAAACAAGTTTTGACATTATGGTATCGATTTGCTATGTGATTGTGATTCCACTTACTTTGATGTCAGATTTGGTTGGGGACTTTTTATATGGTAATGAGTTTGAAGGAACAGGAAAAATTTTAGCTGTACACTTATGGGCTGGTGTATTTATGGTACTTGGAGTTGGCAGAAGTACTTATTTGGTCGCTGAAGACAGAACTAGATTTCATCTCTTTTCTGTCGCACTAGGTGCATTGAGCTGTATAATTTCAAATATCTTCCTCATACCAAAGTATGGTGCTATGGGAGCATCTATTTCAACGTTAATTGCTCAGGCCGTGGGCTCAGTTGGTGCATGCTTTTTGGTTCCAAATATGAGAAGAACAGGTAAACAACAAATAAAAGCTCTAATTTTTCCCAAGCCTTGGGTTTGGAAATAA
- a CDS encoding EamA family transporter produces the protein MIPKIYYIYILATVLFTFYGQIILKWRIARYGSLPEGFTEKVYFLFKVLFDPFILSGFSAAFVASFFWMAAMTKIPLSVGYPFTALSFVLVLVFSNILLGESLSAMKVMGTLLVVAGIVVASQG, from the coding sequence ATGATCCCGAAAATCTATTACATCTACATACTTGCAACTGTTCTATTCACGTTCTATGGACAGATCATCCTAAAATGGAGAATTGCACGTTACGGTTCTTTACCAGAAGGTTTTACGGAAAAAGTCTATTTCTTATTTAAAGTTTTATTCGATCCCTTTATACTGAGTGGATTTTCTGCAGCTTTTGTTGCGTCCTTTTTCTGGATGGCAGCTATGACGAAGATTCCACTCAGTGTAGGATATCCATTTACAGCATTGTCTTTTGTCTTGGTATTGGTGTTTTCCAATATATTACTGGGAGAGTCCCTTTCTGCTATGAAGGTTATGGGAACATTATTGGTGGTTGCCGGAATTGTTGTGGCGAGTCAGGGGTAA
- the rffA gene encoding dTDP-4-amino-4,6-dideoxygalactose transaminase, protein MSKIPFNKPSMTGKELWYISQAHHNTQLSGDGPFTKQCHELLQKLTSAKKVLLTHSCTAALEMSATLANIQPGDEVIMPSYTFVSTANAFVLRGAIPIFVDIRPDTLNLNEKLIEEEITSKTKAIVPVHYAGVACEMDEIIDIAHRYNLLVIEDAAQGIRSFYRNKALGSIGHLGTFSFHETKNITSGEGGALLINDDSFSERAEIIREKGTNRSKFIRGHVDKYTWVDIGSSYLPGEIVAAFLYAQLEEVDTITENRLSIWNKYHKGLKPLEDIGYLRRPIVPEHCKHNAHMYYILLNSKEKRDTAIDYLRSKGIISVFHYIPLHNSPAGLKYAKVRSSMEITDKLSGCLLRLPLFVEMTDENIERVLKAIREVCEFAK, encoded by the coding sequence ATGTCCAAAATACCGTTTAACAAACCTTCTATGACTGGTAAAGAGTTATGGTATATTAGTCAAGCTCACCACAACACTCAATTGTCTGGAGATGGACCATTTACCAAACAATGTCATGAATTGCTTCAAAAGCTAACTTCCGCAAAGAAAGTTTTACTTACTCATTCATGTACTGCAGCTTTAGAAATGTCTGCAACTCTTGCAAACATTCAACCTGGTGATGAGGTAATTATGCCTTCGTATACATTTGTATCTACTGCTAATGCATTTGTACTGAGAGGAGCGATACCTATATTTGTAGACATTAGACCTGATACTCTAAATCTAAATGAAAAGTTAATTGAAGAGGAAATTACATCAAAAACAAAGGCTATTGTACCTGTTCATTATGCTGGTGTCGCTTGTGAAATGGATGAAATAATAGATATTGCTCACAGATACAATTTGTTAGTTATAGAAGATGCAGCTCAAGGAATAAGATCTTTTTATAGAAACAAAGCTTTAGGGAGTATTGGACACCTAGGAACATTCAGTTTTCATGAAACTAAAAATATTACATCAGGTGAGGGAGGGGCTTTACTAATTAATGATGATAGTTTCTCAGAAAGAGCAGAAATTATTAGGGAAAAAGGAACTAATAGGAGTAAATTTATTCGCGGACATGTAGATAAATACACTTGGGTAGATATAGGTTCTTCCTATTTACCTGGCGAAATTGTAGCTGCATTTCTCTATGCCCAGTTGGAAGAAGTTGACACTATAACTGAGAATAGGCTTTCAATTTGGAATAAATATCATAAAGGTTTGAAACCTCTAGAAGATATAGGGTATTTAAGAAGGCCGATTGTGCCAGAGCATTGTAAGCATAATGCACACATGTATTATATTCTTTTAAACTCTAAAGAAAAAAGAGATACTGCTATAGATTATTTAAGATCCAAAGGGATTATTTCTGTGTTTCATTATATACCCCTTCATAATTCACCAGCAGGATTAAAATATGCAAAAGTCAGAAGTAGTATGGAGATCACTGATAAACTTAGTGGATGTCTATTAAGATTACCTTTATTTGTTGAGATGACGGATGAGAATATAGAAAGGGTTTTGAAAGCGATAAGGGAAGTTTGTGAATTTGCAAAGTAA
- a CDS encoding methyltransferase domain-containing protein: protein MIASLPPGTILQLMYLRERINTTFGDQKIKFIEVGSGSGYLSHFLLSLGNTGIAYELNPNSCAENNILNESYIKNHKFQIINSNFLTESGNHGITESGKFDLLISSMVIEHLEESDVLKLFNRARSLIQEKGVIVTLVPSNKNYWGIEDEIAGHLRRYNEQEINKLSKLLNMDIRNITGLTFPVSNLLFPLSNYLIKKQESYKKAYSNQEKTILSGNRNVYMKTQFPKFLSIVLNEYVLYPLHIVQKLSIFRKYSMVNYFELVEFKE, encoded by the coding sequence ATGATTGCAAGTCTCCCCCCAGGAACAATACTTCAATTGATGTATTTGAGGGAAAGAATCAACACAACCTTTGGAGATCAAAAAATCAAATTTATTGAGGTGGGCTCTGGAAGTGGTTATCTATCCCATTTTTTACTTAGTTTGGGAAATACGGGTATTGCTTATGAATTAAACCCTAACTCTTGTGCGGAGAATAATATTTTAAATGAAAGCTACATTAAAAATCATAAATTTCAAATAATAAACTCCAATTTCTTAACTGAATCAGGGAATCACGGAATCACGGAATCAGGGAAGTTTGATCTTTTGATTTCAAGTATGGTTATAGAACACCTAGAAGAAAGCGATGTATTGAAATTATTTAATAGGGCTCGCAGTTTAATTCAGGAAAAAGGCGTTATAGTAACACTAGTTCCTTCTAATAAGAATTACTGGGGGATAGAAGATGAAATTGCTGGTCATCTGCGAAGGTATAATGAACAGGAAATTAATAAACTTTCGAAACTCTTGAATATGGATATCAGAAATATTACTGGTCTTACATTTCCCGTTTCAAATTTATTATTTCCCCTGTCAAACTATTTAATCAAAAAACAGGAAAGTTATAAAAAGGCATATTCAAATCAAGAGAAAACCATTTTGTCTGGAAATCGCAATGTATATATGAAAACACAATTTCCAAAGTTTTTGTCTATCGTATTGAATGAATACGTCCTTTACCCTCTCCACATTGTTCAAAAGTTATCCATCTTCAGAAAATATTCCATGGTTAATTATTTTGAATTAGTAGAATTTAAGGAATAA